The Cellulophaga lytica DSM 7489 nucleotide sequence ACCTATCATAATCACTCTTATGGTTAGCACCAACAAAACGTATAAAAGCTTCGTTGTTTGTTAGTCTCATATGCAACAAATCTCTTCTTCCTGCAGTATCTACAATTACATTTGCTATATTATTTTCTTGTAACAAATAATACAATTCTTGTGCTACAGTTGTATTTGCAAACCAATTTGGGTTCCTAAATTCTATAGCTAATTTAAATTCTTTGGGCCAATATTTTACAAACTGCACTACTTTATCCCATTCAGTAATATCAAAATTTGTGTGTAATTGTAAAAATATTGTTCCTAGTTTTTCTTTTAAGGTTGATGTAGCTTCCAAATACCTATCTAAAATAGGGTAAGCATTAGCGTTTAACCTATTAATATGACTAATTTCTTTGGTTATTTTAGGATAAAACTTAAAGTTGCTAGGTGTTTTATTGTACCATTTTTGGTACTGTTCTTTTGGAAAAAACCTGTAAAAAGTAGCATTCAATTCTATAGAATTAAATTGTGATGCATAATATTTTAATTCGTCTTTTGTTCCCCTAGGATAAAAGTTTTTTAAATCTTGTTTATTCCATTTTGCACAACCAACTGAAACATTAAAATTACCGCTATCAGAAAACTTTTTTAATACTGCAGCAGTATCTATATGATCTTTAGGTAGTTTAAAATCTATTATTTCAGGATTGGTTACTTTTCCAAATTTCATTTTTAATACCTTTTTGTTAAATGTTCATAACCC carries:
- a CDS encoding DUF72 domain-containing protein gives rise to the protein MKFGKVTNPEIIDFKLPKDHIDTAAVLKKFSDSGNFNVSVGCAKWNKQDLKNFYPRGTKDELKYYASQFNSIELNATFYRFFPKEQYQKWYNKTPSNFKFYPKITKEISHINRLNANAYPILDRYLEATSTLKEKLGTIFLQLHTNFDITEWDKVVQFVKYWPKEFKLAIEFRNPNWFANTTVAQELYYLLQENNIANVIVDTAGRRDLLHMRLTNNEAFIRFVGANHKSDYDRLEEWASKLESWKEKGLKNCHFFVHQNMELESPLLSASFINSLNKKVDSNLKIPKTLLDNSLTLF